One segment of Meriones unguiculatus strain TT.TT164.6M chromosome X, Bangor_MerUng_6.1, whole genome shotgun sequence DNA contains the following:
- the Tex13a gene encoding testis-expressed protein 13A translates to MALNPEDLGSGFRHSKVSMFINEQIAKHDKGPDFYLENLSLSWEEVEDKLKVILEDSEVPSEAREACAWGTLALGVRFAHRQGCLQGHGVQWLQNLSRMHKVAAISLSSDLKQINHQQEMERKEVAIQLQLVQAKLEEVQRERDLLRLKILQAELKALPTAAKPAVAIPSAVVRRAGTETQWSGAKEDLAELMAAATGKREESANMTSAVVADTVTPPEEASEEPNGSLMQLLGVMKWKNYPLKRQRVGDLKPKEASSSPLSQSQNLRSTASEPFTVQLPASFTYSYESPFLVTPTPSQPPTTERPVQMHASDTGHLSDTGIHRGDHQEVQKDKRFPAFRRPGDWDCPWCKAVNFSRREYCFHCGKGIWLQNP, encoded by the exons ATGGCCTTGAATCCAGAAGATCTCGGTAGTGGGTTCCGGCACAGCAAGGTATCAATGTTCATCAATGAGCAAATAGCCAAGCACGATAAAGGCCCTGATTTCTACCTTGAGAACCTGTCCCTGTCCTGGGAAGAGGTGGAAGACAAGCTCAAAGTCATCCTGGAGGATAGTGAAGTACCTAGTGAAGCTCGGGAAGCCTGTGCCTGGGGTACCCTGGCCTTGGGTGTGCGCTTCGCTCACAGGCAAGGCTGCTTACAGGGGCATGGGGTGCAGTGGCTGCAAAACTTGTCTAGAATGCATAAAGTGGCTGCAATCTCCTTGTCATCAGACCTGAAGCAGATCAACCACCAGCAAGAGATGGAGCGGAAGGAGGTGGCTATCCAGCTTCAACTGGTCCAGGCCAAACTGGAGGAGGTGCAGAGAGAACGAGACCTACTGAGACTGAAGATTCTCCAGGCA GAGCTGAAGGCTCTTCCAACTGCAGCAAAGCCAGCTGTGGCCATTCCTTCTGCTGTTGTCAGAAGAGCAGGGACAGAGACACAATGGTCAGGTGCAAAAGAAGATTTGGCAGAGTTAATGGCTGCTGctacaggaaaaagagaagagagcgCAAATATGACATCAGCTGTTGTGGCAGATACAGTAACTCCTCCCGAAGAGGCCTCAGAGGAACCCAATGGAAGTTTAATGCAGCTTCTTGGAGTCATGAAGTGGAAAAATTATCCCTTGAAAAGACAGAGAGTAGGAGATCTCAAGCCCAAGGAAGCATCCTCTAGTCCTTTGTCCCAGTCCCAAAATCTGAGATCCACAGCCTCCGAACCATTTACTGTCCAACTCCCTGCCTCATTCACATACTCCTATGAAAGCCCCTTCCTAGTTACACCCACCCCATCCCAACCACCAACCACAGAAAGACCAGTTCAAATGCATGCCTCTGATACAGGTCATCTGTCTGATACGGGAATCCACAGAGGAGATCATCAAGAAGTACAGAAAGACAAGAGATTTCCAGCATTTCGCAGACCCGGGGATTGGGACTGTCCTTGGTGTAAAGCTGTGAATTTTTCAAGGAGGGAATACTGCTTCCACTGTGGGAAGGGAATCTGGCTGCAAAACCCTTAG